A genome region from Fibrobacter sp. UWP2 includes the following:
- a CDS encoding fibrobacter succinogenes major paralogous domain-containing protein translates to MRYLVFFLLFFIAFPGTSFAKGVGKSSAKAKTAPAKKVRANEFKDKRDKQTYRLVAIDDRVWFADNLNFATEGSYCLKDEPDNCMAYGRLYTWQAAATACPEGFRLPSQADFESLWTAAGADFNAGYLLKTDYDWAGKTNGNDTLKFSAMPAGNRFDDETYGNLYKFAFFWSADEEGTSAHVWYLTNKSMAFSYMTKPKNFGFSVRCVKNQ, encoded by the coding sequence ATGCGTTATTTGGTGTTTTTTTTGCTTTTTTTTATTGCGTTCCCCGGCACGAGTTTTGCGAAGGGCGTGGGCAAATCTTCTGCGAAGGCTAAGACCGCGCCCGCGAAAAAAGTGCGCGCCAACGAGTTCAAAGACAAGCGGGACAAGCAAACCTACCGCCTGGTGGCCATCGACGACCGCGTGTGGTTTGCCGACAACCTCAATTTTGCCACCGAGGGCAGCTACTGTCTCAAGGACGAGCCCGACAACTGCATGGCGTACGGTCGCCTTTACACTTGGCAAGCCGCCGCCACCGCATGCCCCGAAGGGTTCCGCCTGCCTTCACAGGCCGACTTCGAATCGCTTTGGACCGCCGCCGGCGCCGACTTTAACGCGGGCTACCTTTTAAAGACGGACTACGACTGGGCGGGCAAAACCAATGGGAACGATACGCTCAAGTTCAGCGCCATGCCCGCGGGCAACCGCTTTGACGACGAAACGTACGGGAACCTCTACAAGTTCGCCTTCTTTTGGAGCGCCGACGAAGAGGGGACTTCTGCCCACGTGTGGTACTTGACCAACAAATCCATGGCGTTCAGCTACATGACGAAGCCCAAGAACTTCGGGTTCTCCGTGAGGTGCGTCAAAAACCAGTGA